Below is a genomic region from Vitis riparia cultivar Riparia Gloire de Montpellier isolate 1030 chromosome 16, EGFV_Vit.rip_1.0, whole genome shotgun sequence.
taaaatggttttgaaagcagaatcaaatagtgaaaacatgttttgaaaatggaattatttaataatagaGTGATTGTAGTTTTCAAAAGCATCATTGCTTTTTCCACAATGAAATTATAACAAGATGGAAAGGCCTGCAtcaattgttttgaaattaaggaaattcaaaacaatatttttgGAAGTGTCAGGGAATTTAGTCAGACAGGCGCTGTCCAGGGAAGAAACCAATGCCACCGGTCAAGCAAGCCATTACTGTAGGGAGTGGACTAAGCTTCTGGAAATATCCTTCTCCTCCTTTCCCACCTCCATCATTGTAGTCAATAACTGAGAAGAAGGACCAAAATGAGTTCTATGGTGTGAAACGAATATAAGAAAGTTGATAAAGAgtattcctctctctctctctctctcatggagtcttcttcttcatgtaGGCGTGATTTGTGGGGCTGAAATTAAACTAAAGGAGAGAATCTGTTAATTATTATTCTAGGGATCTTTGATTTCAGCCTTTTACTTTTGACCCTTCCCATGaatatggaaaattttctaACTGTTTGGCTTTTGTCTTTCAACTTTATTGTTTTACACCCCGTTTTGtttcccaccaaagaaaaagtGATTCAAAATAGCTTCTTATTCTTCACAATAAAAAGCCACATTtgacagaaaataaaaataaaaataaaaacaaaatggaaaataattatctatttttaaaaacaggaCATGGTTTTCTATTTACATAGTATTTTTAGACtatgtattttaattatttttacttgttttttaaagattgttttaaaaataattatacaaatatgaaaagagaaaaaatgggttttgatttaataatacaaaaatatatagaaaaaggaacctcaaaatttttgaattagtattatcttcgtcaatttaaaaataatttaaaatacatatattttttaatgaatcatttaattattattattattattattatttttaatgagatgtttttttatagaaaaaataaataaatctcaactttcttaagagatgtttgtttttggagggaaaaaaaatctcaaataataaaataataataataaagagggAAATAATTACGTATAACAAgtaaaatggatattttaaaaaagaattagatgACTCATTAAAAGggcatgtatttcaaattatttttaaataaataaagataatattgatttaaaaaatttaggttctttttttttatatatttttatattagtaaatcaaaactcatttttccctataaataaataaataaataaaacacaacatataaaagttaatttttagatatatttataaatatataaaacaagttaaaaccattttaaattctcaaacatacttgaaatttgtaaataatttgtttataataatttgtttagatacatttttatgtatttttagatgcattaaacaaattatgtttaattttttctgTGATTTTTTCAACTTTTGTTCCCCTTTTTTAATAGCATGCAtggtgtttatttatttatttatttttatttttttaattgtcctaatttatataaaatcataaatgggTCGAATACATGACTTGAAATTTAAACTTAAGCATTAAACATAAACTTGAAATCATCCACCTTGATGGAGATTTAACTTACaatgaaaggggaaaaaatggaagaagggGAAAGCTATACATAtttgaaattacaatttttttataattattttaataattgacCATAAATTTGTCAAAAATCCACTAGGCCAGACAATTGGGCTTTCCCCAGCCATGCGATACAAAgccattatttcttttatgaatTCAACTTATGTGCTGTAATGAGTATGATTAGTCAACAATGAATATTGTCTTAATACAGACGTAGGGGAAATGGTAGGAAGGAGAGAATAGAAAAATCCAATATCGTATGTGGACTTTCAATTTGAGACTGTACGCTCGGGGTACAAAATACCAATCCGATGGAGCAGAAAAAGATACTTGGAAGGACATGTCAAACAATATTAGGTTagtttattattcaaatataaaataataatattattataattaaaatttcctTTTGGAACCTCTAATAATCCcacacaaaaataattatcattctattattttaaaatgatacaACGTGATGAGAGCTAGCTAGCTACTGTTTCAGCGATATACAAGTAATAAGGGCATCTAATACTTTTATTCAACCCTTTAATTATTGCTTATTGCTTATTGCATATTGCTTATTGCTTATTGCTTTCTTATATTTGAAGTCTCTAACTGTCCATTCTATGTAAAAATCTAGGCTGAAGTAGGTGCCACTGCAGGGGCAACCACGTATTTCAGAGAATTGACCCCTGATACTGGCCCTGGTGCCACAAAACCAGAGCTTCGGATCTCCGCCATTTCTCTCCTCGCATCTCCCCTTTGTGCTTCACATAGTTTTGGTAGAAATACACCTGCAGATTATCACAAATATTAGCTATTTTTACGTGAGAAAAATAAGGCATGCATGTTAGTCTCCGGCCGTTTTGGTTTGGACGTTTGTAGGTTACCTTCACCGGCAGCGAGATTGAAGTAGAGATCAACAATGTTGGGGCAGCCGTTATAGCACTGAGTAGAGCAAAGCTTCCGGGTGAACCCACACTCCAGGAGAGAATCCGATGATATCCCAAGCGACTTCCTATCGAGCCCACAGGCTTCAATGCACTGGTCGCTCTCCACCCAGTCCTTCACCTTGTCAGCCTCAATCTCCGACGTCCTGCACACATATGCTTCCTCTCCGCTCCTCCTCACATGCTTCTCAAGCACACAGCGCTTACCGGATGATGACACCGCGTAGGCGCATGTGTCCTTGTTCAGATTCTCACATGTTATTCCTCCTACACCACCAACCCAGTACCCCAAGTATGTATTAGATTAAAAGCTTTTGATGTAGATGACGAAAACCCATCCCAAATATGGGAAGGAAAGTGGGATTTtcaatatgaaatatgaaaattattttaaaatctatatgaAAGAGTCCATTGTTTCTTACCTAGAGAACCTTGCACACAGACTGCAAGTGTAAGAGCCAGGATTGCCAGGGACTTCAAGCCAAAGTTAGGAGCCATGGGCACAGCTCTAATGCACCAAACAAGCCAAAACCTAGCTGAAGTTTCGCAGAGAGTTAGAGTTGTGTTGTGGAGACTGGGTATTGAGGAGGGCAAGCTATTTATAGTCGTTGCAGCTGGGTAGTTTAGAACGTGGGGGAAAGAtttggaaaatggaattttCGGTgtgaaaaataaagatatagacCTCAATTCTAAATTTTAGTGAAGATAGATGGCTTCTTGTGGGACAGTGCTTGGAAGGTTGGTGAATGGACCCCAATATTTTGGCAGTCAAAGACTCCgccattaatgaaaaaatgaagtttttccAGTCAAAGACTCCACCATTAATGGAACACGGCTCTCTGCAAACTTGGCACCATATTTTCCATGATTTTGGCCGTACCAAACGGTgctttatttgagaattggtcAAAACTACTGCACATTTTAGGCCGTCGCCTGGCTTCTGTATTGAAAACGGGAGTTTGGGAGTTGAACattgctttgtttttgtttactCGTACGTGTTAATTGACTAGTTTTGTACAATTTTAACGGAAAGAGTGTGAGACCTATGGCATGCActgttaaaattttagaatatatagCCAcgtaatatattaataatacgtgtcaaattaatattttattttaataaaaatgtggTTACACGTGGAGTTTTTGTTTAGTAGTTTATTGTCTTGCCCTCTATAAGATAAGAGTAAGATATGATTTAATTagtaacaaaacaaattaataccCAAAGGAAGCTTTTCTAAGCACTAAACACATGATTTCCCAAAATACAACGGTTCTGAAAGCAGAATCAAAGTAGGTAAAACatgttttgaaaatggaagtatTTTATGGTGGAACTAATGATAGAGTAATTGAAGTTTTCAAAAGCATCATTGCTTTTTCCACTGCGAAATTACAAGAAGATGAAAAGGCTGCATCACATgttttgaaattaagaaaattcaGAACAATATTTTTGGAAGTGTTAGAGAATTTAAGCAAACAGGAGTTGTCCAGGCTGGAAACCAACTCCAGCGGTCAAGCAAGCCATTAGTGTAGGGACCAGACTATGCTTCTGGAAATATCCCTCTCCTGTTCCACCTCCATCATTGTAGTTAAACCATTGGTTGGCTTTCTATTCCCCCCAATTCAAAAAAATCTTTTCCATACCTacttgttttgaaattttggaaaagtgtCCTCTCAAATAATGCTCTTATTTTtgctatcaaatatattttagggttttgtaaaaatcattGAGTTATCTAGGGTCtcttttagtaattattttaaaaaataatggtaaaaaatagtttttgaaaactgttttgtgatatttgtagaacaaaagtctgattagaaacctaaaatatttttaacttatttttaatatttttaaatatgttttagaaataatttttatatgtagtgttttagttttaatcatttttcatgtttatataattatttcttaaaaatcctcttaaaaaacaagtgaaaatgataaaaaaaaaaaataattaaaagaccttttctaaaaatacattattttatgttcttaagaataaaaaatagaaaacagttttttgttgtcaaatgtgctttaaatattttttttgttctggagaacagaaaattgttttaaaaaatagttcccaAACAAGGccttagggtttgtttggtaacaatttttaaaaataattttaagttcaaaatatgtttgataactaatactttattttccggtctcaagaacagaaaataaaaaatagttttgattattaaacgtatttttttgttttagagaatagaaaattatttttaaaaatagttcctAAACAAGCCCTTAGAGTTTATTTGgtaacagttttcaaaaataatttttaattcaaaatatgtttgataactataaaacagaaaacaattttttatttttaaaaagagaaaataaagaatttttagaaaatgtctttttaagttgttttctaataattatttttaaaaaataattatacaagaatgattaaaagtaaaacattacatattaaaattatttgtaagacattaaaaaatataaaaaaaaataggttaaaaatattttaggtttcaaacaaattttattttataaaacattaaaaaattattttcaaaaattatttttcaaatctattttctaaaatagttatcaaataagtctttacttttataaataaataaccaactTCATGGGATGAAATAATTGTGCTACTTTGATAGAGGGGATTAAAATAGAGTTATTTGATTGGAaggtttataataattttatttaaagccTTTAATGCACaaattttgtgttaaaataGTATGATTCCTagaattttaattctttcatataaaaaaaaaagaaaaaaaagtaagagtTTACAATATTTAATGCGTACtaattaaaaacacaatcagATATGTATAATTTAGTATTATTGCTTTGaatcaaatttgatttcattatcttgtattttagttttattacaTCAAGAatgttatgttattttattttattgtttaatatttttaaaatcaagcactcctaaaatatataaaatttcctttattaacttcaattttatttattttttttacttttttttcttctatttttattctttattttctttttccttgaattttttctcaaattttttccACAACAAAACCTAGGCTAggagaaaggaagaaagaagaaagaatgaaGATCCCTTGAACTTgccaaagaaagaagaaagaaagaagattttAACGGGATGAAAGgactttgaaatttgaaaatgattgcTTCCTTAAGTTAGTAAGTTGGTTGAAGAAAAGAAGGGATCGAGGATGGAGTGTTCTTCTATATGTAGGCGTGATTTGCGGGGCTTAAATTAAACTAAAGGAGAGagtttgtaattaattagtccaTGGATCTtagatttcaactttttttggCCTTTGACGCTTCCCATGAATATGGAAAGAATTTCTACAAGTTTGGCTTTTGTCTTtcaactttatctttttttttcccaccaaagaaaaaagtGTTTGAAATTTGGTTATGGGGTTACCTTTTTTTACCACCATAGACAAATTGTctgaaacttttttatttacttttcaaattaagaCTTGCCTATGCTAATTCATAATATGTTGAATGGTAGGTTGGATATTGATTAATTAGGCCTGTTTGGATTATCTTTGGAAAGTTAAaagcaataaaataatttcaatatgtatactattatttgttttgttgatttatttttcgtttttttttaatatttttaagggttttaaaatggttaatatatttaagataattacatatttacaaaatatcatttcaATTCATCATATTTCATCATATGTGAAAAGTGATATGGTTCCAAAGGATAAACCGCATAGGGACAATTCCAATTAGATTccattctttaataaaaatctttttttttttttaatctatttcaTCTATTCCATAACTAGAATAGGATATATACATTACACAACGGTTTTGGATCGAAagagagatttaaaaaaaaaatgatagaattcACTTTATTGATGACCGAGCTAGATTTGGTTTATATCCACGgatattttttatccaaattttcattcaacattttctaatatttaaataaaatccaaTTGTTGATGTTTGCGTAATTTACGATATTTTAATTCTTGATATttgctataaaaaataaataaaaggtatgAATCCCATATAATGTTGAGGAATCCTATTCTCCTTCTCTTTCCTTCTAATtataagattatttatttattaagactttacttttttatatatgtaaatataaaattatttaggtTTAAAACACAAATGAATATACATGTAACATATACTAAgtattaacaaatataaaattggCTCAATGGAAATGACTAATTAAGTCCATTGTATTGAAAGACATGAGTTAGAGCACATTCATTTACCACTAGTAAACataattcaataaagataaaggGTAAATCATTAGAAGTagaatagattttttttcatttatttaactaattGCATAACTGATAATggctttttttcatttatttaactagTTGCACAATTGATAATTCGACTAGTCAACCTATCGCACAATTGGTATCACACTTATTTGCAATTATTAAGcacaattcatctttgaataaaatgatcccttttcatttttatttcttagaaATCAAGTAAACATGTCATTAATGGTATCGATGGACAAATGGAGCAACCATTGCTTTACTAGTTACACAATCGATCAATAGCTAATCAACTGATTACTCGGTTGATAACACATTAATTTATCACTACCAAATATAATCCAATAAGAATAAAATGCAAATTCTttgaagaaaaacaatatataatgtTATATGTAAGGAAAACTTAATCCCAAATAATGTTCCCCTAAATGAAGATCTACAAATAAACCAATTGTAATTTTTATACTACTCTTTACCgttcatatatatatgaaattactaaaagaagattttttatttttttttaaaacagagaaataaaaattattaaaaattaaagggaaaaaaaaaaccctagactTTGTGTACTAAAAGTACAATTTTATGATAATATACCAAACTATCATAAGATTAATTGAAAGTATAACTCGTATTTTGAAGACATAATTATCATAAGATTAactgattaaaagggatgaaaatattctaaatttaaaaaattaatctttcccattttttaacttgaagagtaactcattttttacataaatacccttcaacattttcattatttacatgtgttttaaaataatagggttatttttgtaagaaaaaaatgaggatatttttgttcaaaataggtatatttttaggttgaaaaaaggtGAAGGGTTAGTTTTTCAAAGTGGGGGTGATTTCATACCTTTTAATCGGCTATCCCATTATCATACGGTGCTTATGAAGAGTTTATGTGGCACAAAGTGTTATAATTCTTGCACTATTtttcaattatcatttttttttttgcaaatatttcttttttaatctacCTAAATTTGTCAAAAATCCACCCAACACAATGGGCCAGACAATTGGGCTTTCCCCAGCCATATGATGGAACATTTGTCTCAAATGTTCATAACCACCACCAACCATATGAAGAAATTGGGCCGAAAATGAGCTAGGTTTGGGCTTAAGATTTACCAATGTTTCAATGAGCTAAGCCCAAATGCCAATCAGATAAGATTGAAAGTTTGGCTGAATGGGCCTAGTTACATCCACAAAAAATCATGCCATCTCCACACACACATTGTACTCATCCAATTTTTTCAGTGCAACAATTTTGGATATAGTCAAGGAGGTGAAGAAGTTGTTAAAACAGCTCTGAAGAGAAGTCTCCTGGTAAACTAATAGCCATCATCTTATATAGATCAACATAGGGGAAATGGcagaaggagaaaagaaaaacccaataCCATGATTCCATCACTTTCTCTGGTAAAAGAAAATCACTTGATCACAACATTGTAATGCCTTTGAAATTTGAATGATCATCAACTTATGGCTTAGTAGTTTTAAATATTGACCCCACATTGTCTTCAACCCATGTGCAATAGGAAACTAGTAATCGAAGAATAATAAGCTCGACATGTCACTGAAGACCATGTCTTAAAAAGACGAATATTTCCCTACTATTGCAGGTGGACTTTCAATACAAAGCCAAACACACCCCTATTTCTGAGATTGCAGCCTTGGGAACAAAACACCAATGCCCAAGTTAGATTATCAATCCAAAAAGTAGATGAAGTTAAAAGCAAACAAGATTGTAGATCTAAATCTTTTAGGGTTGAACTCTTTTCtcatattaattgaaaatatatggttGGTGGGATAGAAAATGACATCAAAAAGGACATGTCTCTTCActctaaaatgaaaaaaaatggctcTTCTTTTCTAATTAACCATTAAGAATCCTTCACAAAAATAATTACCATAGTACATCCTTGTACTTTGAGagacaaaaaatgataaaaggtaATGATAGAGCCAGCTAGTGATGAACTAATAAGGGTGCATGTGTGTTTCAGCAATGTATAAACCAGAAACAACAAGAGAATCAGAGTGCAGGTACTCAAAAACTTTTACACAAACTACCCTGAACCAGAAGAAATACCAAATGAAAGACATAGAGGACAAAAGACTTTCTGAATTGGCGACATTGCCAAGCACAAAGACAGAAAGGAGGAGGATAAGATGCTTAGCAAAAGAAGAAATCCATCACTATCAGTATGTAGGAGATATTGCAGACTGGGAGAGGAACTACCATGTGTAGTGTGTAAGAGCATATCTGACATGGGCCTCATTTTTTTGATTCACATTACCTACCATTTATAACAACATCTGTATTATCACCATACATACCTTAAAACATCGCTTTCTCATTATGCAATTCGTGCACATGAGATGCCCACGAGTGTGAGTAATGACAGACGAGAGAAACAAGTAATAATTTTATGCTATTAATCATTGATGTATGGATATGTCAATGACAATCGATGGGGTTATGGAAGAGTTCGGTCTCTCCAAAGGAGTCATGGATTTAACCGGAGTTGCAGGCCTTGTTAGGGAAGATGGAAGTGTATGTcgcaaagaaagaaaaggttgaGTCGGTTTGAAAAGATGACCGGCGTAGGAAAAGGATGAAACCCAATTAgagaatcaaatattattccacaattatttttaaattatgataaataattgATTATATATGGTGGAATCAGAAGAATTCAACAGGTgtttgattgataataataataaggagaaaaaattcttcaaatggGAAATCAACCTATAGAGATGTGCTTTTGCTGTGTTGAGAAAAATCTGCAGAaagtcaattttattttatttttatttatttgtttatttattatgaaacCTAAGATCACTGATTATAAGACAATCATGGAGTCTTGGAATTCATGCTTAAAGTAATCGACACATCTTAGCTGAAAAAAACTTTCAGAAGTcaggaaaataaaagacaaacaACCCACTACTATGAAGATATTCTGAAAATTAACCAACCTATCAAACACCTATATACAATCAAAACCATATGAAAGGAAGTATGAGAAGTTGAATTCAGAAAGACCTCAGAAAACATACCTGAAAGGGAGGTGGGAGATGCTGAGAAAGAAGCACTGATGGAGAGGTCCTAAGGGATAGCATGATCCAATGGGAAAAAGGCCAGACTTTGTTATGATAGTCTGGTAAGAGAGGTGGAAGATAACCATGGGATCAATGCGATCCCTTTGGAACTGTCCACCTGCaccaacaagaagaagaagaagagccaGAAAGGCGGTGGTCCGTGGAGACATATGGTGGAAGTGGTGTGTTTTAATGGGGGAGATTGTGATCAAAAGGTGGTGATGGGGTTTGGGTTTTGATTTATAGAAAGGGAGAAgacaaagagagagaaagagaaagagaaaaagagagagagaaatagaaaagagaagaaacagGAGAGGAGAAGAAAGAAAGGTTGGTTGGTTTCGGTTACTGTACCGCCTTTTCTTTAATCTTCACGCAATTGGTGTCATCGACCAAGTTTCATGCCACCATCAATCTTAAGCTTCATGCTTCTCAAAATTACTCAAATAACCTTTCCAAATTATTCATCTTCCTCccattaatttgattttcttgtaCTAACAGCCTAACACCAAGATATAGTGCAGCATGACAATGGggtgctttttttttcttttttctttttcatattatgTAATTCttataatatcaaaaaaataatttcatgaacttatttaaaaatgaagaatcttatattatttaaattaatgattaattttattatgtttagtATAAATATGTTAAGATACTACCGATTtcatatttctttgtttaacacttgcatataaatatatttatttaaaatattttttaaaaataaatttataggaatgttaattaaaaaatataattaataataattaatatatttacgctaaaccttattttaattgaaattaacCCATTAAATTAAATGTTTGGTGTTGTCAGGCTATATGGTGCACATGATGAGAGGGACGAGGTTGGGGGTAATTTGGTCAAATTAAAGCAATGGCTTTTCTGTAAATCAAGCGACATACAAGGGCATCAGTGTAGAGGTGGGGTATTCTCGTGTGCCCTATACCAAGTACTATGTATACTAATAATAATGGtgggaatatttaaaaataaaaaacaaaaaataatcataaatcatGACCTTTTGACACCAACCAAAATCATTTCATGGGCTAAAATATTacgaaattattaaattatttcaacATCTTTatcattaaatttcaaatttagccGTGACACAAAATAATATGAGATTATTTTAAACTGGGCACATTCATTATAAGTcccataaatttattaatgttaGTACTATCAATTTAGAGTAGGTACGAGAACACAATGCGTTTAATCATATATGTTAATAATTTAGGGTTGTTTCCAATATATTTATTGCATTCACGTGCACATCCATgtacaaataatttatattctctttaacttgatttttattttattttataattgaggTTTTTAATTTGTGAATTATTAAATAAAGTACATTTAAGTGTTCATACAAATACGAAGTTTAAggataaaatttgaattcaaataaattttttgatgggaaaataatattaaaggttgaatgtaatttttaagacgatttgaataaaatttaaaaatcgggttttggataattattttttaatatttgaatgataaaaaatttaagcattataaaattttaaagcgTTTCCTCAAATCATTAATAATGACTTTGGTGGCTTAACACTACCATTTCAGtctataaaaaattgatttttcgttaaaaaaatatctttctaATCTTATATTAGTCATTTCTCACCCACATTATTTTGTAAGCATCTGTTTTCCTTTCCTCGGTTGTCATATCTTAAAAATGAtagaataagatttttattaaatataataaaaataatttaataaaaaaatttaaaatgatataagtacctttattttgaatgaaagtaaattttaaatgtaaaatcTTAGTTTGATTGATCCCTCCAAaatgcaaaatttaaaattgaaaatcaaaagacaTCTCAAAAAGGTAATTTACATATCTGAGAGCATTTATTAAGCAAGTACAAggaaatgttgaaaaaaataattaattcaaaatttgagtGGGATTATTTGGGCAATGAAAGAGGGACACGTGTCAGCGTGGAAAGGGGGCATTGAATAAGTGTAGTATACGAATGGAGGGGTAGTGCTGGTAATAATGGGGACATAAATAATAATGGGTGTCTTATGTGGTTTTAAGGCAGGTATGGGTTGCAATCAAACAGCTAATATTGATAGCAAGACAAACAGCACTTAGTCCATTAGAAAATGACACTTTTCATTTCCCcctataaaaatcttgttttcCACCCCACAAAtgggaaaaggaggaaaaaatcTCCCATTCAAAAggttgaaaatgaaatcaacatcttttcattttaatctACATAAAATAAcgcattaattaattaattaatcaaatattaataacatttattctcttaattttagaaatttctttAGATTATTTATCGTATTGTTTCAATtgtcaaattattaaaataatcataGGAGGAGACTGGaacttatcttttttaaaagacTCTAAGCCAAGTCACGATGATGGTTGTATGTCATAaaagatttgatttatttttacaaactatgattttttctttaaacCCTAAAGAACCTGatcttaaaatctaaatttttcttagtttaattttaattaagttaaaCATCACAATTTTCTCATGGTGGCACAAAAGTCTTATTCACAATACTTGCAATTGATCAATAATGATGAACTTCTCACTAATGGGGCATGAGAGATTGGACTTTTTTGAAAAAGCAATTATTCACCCTTATATttggaaaagaaacaaacaaggAGTCGTGGTCTCTTTTCTTATATGATAATTtcatactaataaaaaaaaatcaatttcaaatcaATACAAAGTTTTTCAATTTACACGTTTCTTtacccaaaaaaacaaataaaaaatgtcaataAAATATGCACAAGCAGTCTCTTTAGACAACATGTTCTTGGTTGAAAGGGTTAAATGGGTAAAGGAAATTTCAATTCAAGGAGAAGGTCGAAGATATCATCACTTGACATCTTcctaaatattcttaaaaaatatcacCATATTTTGGGATAAGTGAAGTGTTCATATTCATTTCCAACCCAATGAGGGAGgacatgaatatatatatatatatatatatatatatatatatatatataaagtgaaAATAATCAAGAAGATacccaaaactaaaaaaatattaataatgtttgattcttttaattttatgaatatttcagcataattctaaaaatttaaagcaaaagaaaatagaattttagagtcTGTTTGGAAGTGTTCgaacttagaaaatatttg
It encodes:
- the LOC117934069 gene encoding uncharacterized protein LOC117934069, whose translation is MAPNFGLKSLAILALTLAVCVQGSLGGITCENLNKDTCAYAVSSSGKRCVLEKHVRRSGEEAYVCRTSEIEADKVKDWVESDQCIEACGLDRKSLGISSDSLLECGFTRKLCSTQCYNGCPNIVDLYFNLAAGEGVFLPKLCEAQRGDARREMAEIRSSGFVAPGPVSGVNSLKYVVAPAVAPTSA